Proteins from a genomic interval of Gadus morhua chromosome 19, gadMor3.0, whole genome shotgun sequence:
- the phf24 gene encoding PHD finger protein 24 isoform X2 has protein sequence MGVLMSKKQQVEKVQKCNAVVNAFQQGVKVTAPPAIHDQADDNVGGATDVPATRGEGEEGGEEEADAAPPPTRDGCNVNKEAWSRMRDGKGVEPEDMQKSHQLTPPAFVRPKRDANDDQALEVELGKRDQPSNDEMCDVCEVWTADDLYPCRICTRVFHDGCLRELGYLRAEALQEMRDSAHTITGWSCYYCDNVNLLLTEEEMYSLVETFKQCKIIPESCLVSDELLQYRHFMSKQQYEKDLTDEQEEEVLGQFAAMDPEKKGHIEWSDFLYFESMSVLRKLRTENSMVRLLSSKERDRARTLFLGLDLDKDGLITGGESRQAQPSWFHKLNKDSQSCNVSISHVGAMCESSPASSASERSKADDSRSVTWADFLKESAIYIIAARPNSSAMHIRLPL, from the exons ATGGGAGTGCTGATGTCTAAGAAGCAGCAGGTGGAGAAGGTGCAGAAGTGCAACGCCGTTGTCAATGCCTTCCAGCAGGGCGTGAAGGTGACCGCGCCTCCGGCCATTCACGATCAAGCAGATGACAATGTGGGCGGGGCTACCGACGTGCCAGCTACCCGTGGcgagggcgaggaggggggggaggaggaggctgacgcggccccccctcccaccagggACGGGTGCAACGTGAACAAGGAGGCGTGGTCTCGGATGAGGGACGGGAAGGGGGTGGAGCCTGAGGACATGCAGAAGAGCCACCAGCTGACTCCGCCCGCGTTCGTCCGACCCAAGAGGGACGCCAACGACGACCAGGCcttggaggtggagctgggcaAGAGAGACCAG CCATCCAACGACgagatgtgtgatgtgtgtgaggtgtggaCGGCCGACGACCTGTACCCCTGCAGGATCTGCACGCGCGTCTTCCACGACGGCTGCCTGCGGGAGCTGGGCTACCTGCGGGCCGAGGCCCTGCAGGAGATGAGGGACTCTGCCCACACCATCACCGGCTGGAGCTGCTACTACTGC GATAACGTCAACCTCCtgctgacggaggaggagatgtaCAGCCTAGTGGAGACCTTCAAGCAATGCAAGATCATCCCTG AGTCGTGCCTGGTTTCTGACGAGCTGCTGCAGTACCGCCACTTCATGTCAAAGCAGCAATATGAGAAGGACCTGACGgacgagcaggaggaggaggtgctgggccAGTTCGCCGCCATGGACCCCGAGAAGAAGGGCCACATCGAGTGGTCCGACTTCCTGTACTTTGAGTCCATGTCGGTACTCCGGAAGCTCCGCACCGAG AACTCGATGGTGCGTCTGCTGAGCTCCAAGGAGAGGGACCGGGCGCGCACCCTGTTCCTGGGCCTGGACCTGGACAAGGACGGCCTGATCACGGGAGGGGAGAGCCGCCAGGCCCAGCCCTCCTGGTTCCACAAGCTCAACAAGGACAGCCAGTCCTGCAACGTCAG tATCAGCCACGTGGGGGCCATGTGTGAGAGCAGCCCGGCCAGCTCAGCTAGCGAGAGGAGCAAGGCTGATGACAGCAG GTCGGTGACCTGGGCAGACTTCCTGAAGGAGAGCGCCATCTACATCATCGCTGCCCGGCCCAACAGCAGCGCCATGCACATCCGCCTGCCACTATAG
- the phf24 gene encoding PHD finger protein 24 isoform X1, producing the protein MGVLMSKKQQVEKVQKCNAVVNAFQQGVKVTAPPAIHDQADDNVGGATDVPATRGEGEEGGEEEADAAPPPTRDGCNVNKEAWSRMRDGKGVEPEDMQKSHQLTPPAFVRPKRDANDDQALEVELGKRDQPSNDEMCDVCEVWTADDLYPCRICTRVFHDGCLRELGYLRAEALQEMRDSAHTITGWSCYYCDNVNLLLTEEEMYSLVETFKQCKIIPESCLVSDELLQYRHFMSKQQYEKDLTDEQEEEVLGQFAAMDPEKKGHIEWSDFLYFESMSVLRKLRTENSMVRLLSSKERDRARTLFLGLDLDKDGLITGGESRQAQPSWFHKLNKDSQSCNVRLMLSSALNCGISHVGAMCESSPASSASERSKADDSRSVTWADFLKESAIYIIAARPNSSAMHIRLPL; encoded by the exons ATGGGAGTGCTGATGTCTAAGAAGCAGCAGGTGGAGAAGGTGCAGAAGTGCAACGCCGTTGTCAATGCCTTCCAGCAGGGCGTGAAGGTGACCGCGCCTCCGGCCATTCACGATCAAGCAGATGACAATGTGGGCGGGGCTACCGACGTGCCAGCTACCCGTGGcgagggcgaggaggggggggaggaggaggctgacgcggccccccctcccaccagggACGGGTGCAACGTGAACAAGGAGGCGTGGTCTCGGATGAGGGACGGGAAGGGGGTGGAGCCTGAGGACATGCAGAAGAGCCACCAGCTGACTCCGCCCGCGTTCGTCCGACCCAAGAGGGACGCCAACGACGACCAGGCcttggaggtggagctgggcaAGAGAGACCAG CCATCCAACGACgagatgtgtgatgtgtgtgaggtgtggaCGGCCGACGACCTGTACCCCTGCAGGATCTGCACGCGCGTCTTCCACGACGGCTGCCTGCGGGAGCTGGGCTACCTGCGGGCCGAGGCCCTGCAGGAGATGAGGGACTCTGCCCACACCATCACCGGCTGGAGCTGCTACTACTGC GATAACGTCAACCTCCtgctgacggaggaggagatgtaCAGCCTAGTGGAGACCTTCAAGCAATGCAAGATCATCCCTG AGTCGTGCCTGGTTTCTGACGAGCTGCTGCAGTACCGCCACTTCATGTCAAAGCAGCAATATGAGAAGGACCTGACGgacgagcaggaggaggaggtgctgggccAGTTCGCCGCCATGGACCCCGAGAAGAAGGGCCACATCGAGTGGTCCGACTTCCTGTACTTTGAGTCCATGTCGGTACTCCGGAAGCTCCGCACCGAG AACTCGATGGTGCGTCTGCTGAGCTCCAAGGAGAGGGACCGGGCGCGCACCCTGTTCCTGGGCCTGGACCTGGACAAGGACGGCCTGATCACGGGAGGGGAGAGCCGCCAGGCCCAGCCCTCCTGGTTCCACAAGCTCAACAAGGACAGCCAGTCCTGCAACGTCAG ACTCATGCTGAGCTCTGCTCTGAATTGTGG tATCAGCCACGTGGGGGCCATGTGTGAGAGCAGCCCGGCCAGCTCAGCTAGCGAGAGGAGCAAGGCTGATGACAGCAG GTCGGTGACCTGGGCAGACTTCCTGAAGGAGAGCGCCATCTACATCATCGCTGCCCGGCCCAACAGCAGCGCCATGCACATCCGCCTGCCACTATAG